A genomic region of Alkalispirillum mobile contains the following coding sequences:
- a CDS encoding sensor histidine kinase, which produces TENTERFGRLYVWLIAVNSIGLVLLFSVIAANLWRLFRQRRRGQVGSRLTVRLVAVFVLLSVVPVSVVYYFSMQFLRAGIDSWFDVRVEHALEDALTLSQASLDLRTRDLLRRVEAAARDVSDTPESLAAITVNDLREQLQASEVTLMRSSGQIIATSSAQPSATLPDRPEEEILLQLRQGLPYVALDPMEDGELQARVVVPARGPAGPSDTRFLQAYFPIPSRLGALAEEVQTAYGEYREIAFLRQPLKDSFILTLSLVLLLSLLFAVWTAFYLARRMVAPIRNLAEGTRAVAAGDYGTQLRAGSRDELGFLVESFNEMSRRIARTRDSARRSQVQVERQRAYLETVLGRLSSGVLALDAEGRFRTSNRALEEILGVSLVGHAGGDLEQLARTYPRLTGLSAVVMRHLQGGDPDWREQLVLPAEDGERVLMLSGATLPGHRQNGGHVIVIDDITTLIQAQRDAAWGEVARRLAHEIKNPLTPIQLSAERLRHKLADRLTGRDAELLERSTGTIVRQVSAMKEMVNAFSEYARPPRLRLEAVDLNTLVAEVAELYQGEAGLALELLPADELPRIRGDAGRLRQLLHNLIKNAQEAAEGPARVRLETCSGYANGQRRVHLQVCDNGPGFNAEMLASLFEPYVTTKARGTGLGLPIVKKIVEEHGGSISARNSDEGGACIAMRFPVPQEQGALSAPGEKNRP; this is translated from the coding sequence CACCGAGAACACCGAGCGTTTCGGCCGGCTCTACGTCTGGCTGATCGCGGTCAACAGCATCGGTCTGGTGCTGCTGTTCAGCGTCATTGCCGCCAACCTCTGGCGGTTGTTTCGTCAGCGCCGGCGCGGGCAGGTGGGCAGCCGGCTCACGGTACGCCTGGTGGCGGTTTTCGTGCTGCTCTCCGTGGTGCCGGTGTCAGTGGTCTACTACTTCTCCATGCAGTTCCTGCGGGCGGGCATCGACAGCTGGTTTGATGTCCGCGTGGAGCACGCCCTGGAGGATGCGCTCACCCTCTCCCAGGCCTCGCTGGACCTGCGCACCCGAGACCTGTTGCGCCGGGTCGAGGCCGCGGCGCGGGATGTCTCCGACACCCCGGAATCGTTGGCCGCCATCACCGTCAATGACCTGCGTGAGCAGTTGCAGGCCAGCGAGGTGACCCTCATGCGTTCCAGCGGCCAGATCATTGCCACCAGTAGTGCCCAGCCCTCCGCCACCCTGCCGGATCGCCCGGAGGAGGAGATCTTGCTGCAACTGCGCCAGGGGCTGCCGTACGTGGCCCTGGACCCGATGGAGGACGGCGAGTTGCAGGCGCGGGTGGTGGTGCCTGCCCGGGGGCCGGCGGGGCCCAGTGATACCCGTTTCCTCCAGGCCTATTTCCCCATCCCTTCCCGGCTGGGAGCGCTGGCCGAGGAGGTGCAGACCGCTTACGGCGAGTACCGCGAGATCGCCTTCCTGCGCCAACCGCTGAAGGACAGCTTCATCCTTACCCTGTCCCTGGTGCTGCTGCTCAGCCTGCTGTTCGCGGTCTGGACAGCCTTCTACCTGGCCCGGCGCATGGTCGCCCCGATCCGCAATCTGGCCGAGGGCACCCGCGCGGTCGCGGCCGGTGACTACGGCACCCAGTTGCGGGCCGGCAGTCGCGACGAACTGGGTTTCCTGGTGGAGTCCTTCAACGAGATGAGCCGGCGTATCGCCCGGACGCGGGACAGTGCCCGGCGCAGCCAGGTCCAGGTGGAGCGCCAGCGCGCCTACCTGGAGACGGTCCTGGGGCGGCTCTCCTCCGGGGTGCTGGCGCTGGACGCGGAGGGCCGCTTCCGGACCAGCAACCGGGCGCTGGAGGAGATCCTGGGCGTGAGCCTGGTAGGCCATGCCGGTGGCGACCTGGAGCAGCTGGCCCGGACCTATCCGCGGTTGACCGGGCTGTCAGCCGTGGTGATGCGCCACCTGCAAGGGGGCGACCCCGACTGGCGCGAGCAGCTGGTGCTGCCGGCCGAGGACGGGGAGCGGGTGCTCATGCTCAGCGGGGCCACCTTGCCGGGGCACCGGCAGAATGGTGGGCACGTGATCGTCATCGACGATATCACCACGCTTATCCAGGCCCAGCGAGACGCGGCCTGGGGTGAGGTGGCCCGCCGGCTGGCCCACGAGATCAAGAACCCCCTCACCCCCATTCAGCTCTCGGCCGAGCGGTTACGCCACAAACTCGCGGACCGGCTCACCGGCCGGGATGCCGAGTTGCTGGAGCGATCGACTGGCACTATCGTGCGCCAGGTCAGTGCGATGAAGGAGATGGTCAACGCCTTCTCCGAGTACGCCCGGCCACCGCGGCTGCGGCTGGAAGCGGTCGATCTGAATACCCTGGTGGCCGAGGTGGCAGAACTGTATCAAGGGGAAGCCGGTCTCGCCCTGGAGCTGCTACCGGCCGACGAGTTGCCCCGTATCCGGGGCGATGCCGGGCGGTTGCGGCAACTGCTGCATAACCTGATCAAGAACGCCCAGGAGGCGGCCGAAGGCCCGGCCCGGGTGCGGCTCGAGACCTGCAGCGGGTACGCCAACGGCCAGCGCCGGGTGCACTTGCAGGTGTGCGACAACGGACCGGGGTTCAATGCCGAGATGCTGGCCAGTCTGTTCGAGCCTTATGTGACGACGAAGGCCCGGGGCACGGGGCTGGGGCTCCCCATCGTCAAGAAGATTGTCGAGGAACACGGCGGCAGCATCAGTGCCCGTAACAGTGACGAGGGCGGCGCCTGCATCGCCATGCGCTTCCCCGTGCCCCAGGAACAGGGCGCCCTGAGCGCGCCCGGGGAGAAGAATCGCCCATGA
- a CDS encoding sigma-54-dependent transcriptional regulator gives MNSAQILVVDDEQEIRDLVEEILEDEGYRVRTAQDGASAREAMRAHVPDLVLLDIWMPDVDGVTLLKEWTDGGGPACPVVMMSGHGTVETAVEATRLGAWDFIEKPLSMPKLLLTVERALESGRPGTPQPLAGARGEPAAEPVGKSAVMRQLRDDARRIAAHDTRVLLRGEAGAGKRCLARYIHDHSPRREGPFIELSAGSLGERGVGDLFGIDRNGQPAPGALELARGGTLYLADVCELDAELQGQLLSVLKSGRFQRQGGAEVLDLDVRLIAGTRLELADAVRAGRFREDFYYYLDVVPLAVPALREHVEDVPELLHYYVNCLVERDGLSYREFTVAAQNRLRNHSWPGNVRELENLVQRLLIMGEGEKIEVAEVEAALAEERRSGNAAEGLSADLHLELPLREAREAFERRYLQEQLRRAQGSVGQLARLTGMERTHLYRKLKALGIDPRERA, from the coding sequence ATGAATAGCGCACAGATTCTGGTTGTTGACGACGAGCAGGAGATCCGCGACCTGGTGGAGGAGATCCTCGAGGACGAGGGCTATCGGGTCCGCACCGCCCAGGACGGTGCCTCGGCGCGCGAGGCGATGCGCGCCCACGTGCCCGACCTGGTGCTGCTGGACATCTGGATGCCGGACGTGGACGGCGTCACCTTGCTGAAGGAGTGGACCGACGGCGGCGGCCCCGCCTGCCCGGTCGTGATGATGTCTGGCCACGGCACCGTGGAAACTGCGGTGGAGGCCACCCGCCTGGGGGCCTGGGACTTCATTGAAAAGCCCTTGTCCATGCCCAAGCTGCTGCTCACCGTGGAGCGGGCCCTGGAATCAGGGCGGCCGGGCACCCCGCAACCGTTGGCCGGGGCCCGTGGCGAGCCCGCCGCCGAGCCGGTGGGCAAGAGTGCGGTCATGCGCCAATTGCGGGACGACGCCCGCCGCATTGCCGCCCACGACACCCGGGTGCTGCTGCGCGGCGAGGCCGGCGCCGGCAAGCGTTGCCTGGCGCGCTATATCCACGACCACAGCCCGCGCCGGGAAGGTCCGTTTATTGAGCTGAGCGCCGGCAGCTTGGGCGAGCGGGGTGTTGGCGACCTGTTTGGCATCGACCGGAACGGTCAGCCGGCGCCCGGTGCGCTGGAGCTGGCGCGTGGCGGGACGCTCTACCTGGCTGATGTCTGCGAGTTGGATGCTGAGTTGCAAGGACAGTTGCTATCGGTGCTCAAGAGCGGTCGGTTCCAGCGCCAGGGTGGAGCCGAGGTGCTGGACCTGGATGTGCGCCTGATCGCCGGCACGCGGTTGGAGCTGGCCGATGCCGTCCGCGCAGGGCGGTTCCGCGAGGATTTTTACTACTACCTGGACGTGGTGCCCCTGGCGGTCCCGGCGCTGCGCGAGCACGTCGAAGACGTGCCGGAGCTGCTGCACTATTACGTCAACTGCCTGGTGGAGCGCGATGGGCTGAGTTACCGCGAATTCACCGTCGCTGCCCAGAACCGGCTGCGGAACCACAGTTGGCCGGGCAACGTGCGCGAGCTGGAAAATCTGGTCCAGCGGCTGCTGATCATGGGCGAGGGCGAGAAGATCGAGGTGGCAGAGGTGGAGGCCGCGCTGGCGGAGGAGCGCCGCAGCGGCAATGCGGCCGAAGGGCTGTCCGCCGACCTGCACCTGGAGCTGCCCCTGCGCGAGGCCCGCGAGGCCTTCGAACGCCGTTACCTGCAGGAGCAGTTGCGCCGGGCGCAGGGCAGTGTCGGGCAGCTGGCCCGGCTGACCGGCATGGAGCGCACCCACCTGTACCGCAAGCTCAAGGCGCTGGGCATCGACCCCCGGGAGCGGGCATGA
- the trkA gene encoding Trk system potassium transporter TrkA, with protein MKIIILGAGQVGSTVAENLSSEANDITLVDTRTTVLQDLQDRLDIRTVHGSGTYPDVLERAGAQDADMILAVTNSDEANMTACQVAYTLFRTPTKIARVRALEYLHHPQLFSPDALPIDVIISPEQLVTDYVQRLIEHPGALQVLDFAQGRVRLVCVRAYYGGPLVGHELSTLREHMPGTPTRVAAIFRRGKPILPEGNTVIEAGDEVFFIAAKKDIRAVMSELRRLEKPVKRLTIAGGGNIGKRLAQALERRYQVKLIEHSPERAREISEELKRAIVLLGDAADEELLLEENIENTDVFCAVTNDDEANILSAMLAKRLGARQVMALINRAAYVELIQSSEDIDIAVSPQQATIGSLLAHIRRGDMANVHSLRRGAAEAMEAVAHGSPASSQVIGRAIDEIRLPPGTTIGAVVRGDEVLMAHHDLVIEPEDHVILFLVDKKRVSEVERLFSVGVTFL; from the coding sequence ATGAAGATAATCATCCTCGGGGCCGGCCAGGTGGGTAGTACCGTGGCCGAGAACCTCTCCAGCGAGGCCAATGACATCACCCTGGTGGATACCCGCACCACGGTGCTGCAGGACCTCCAGGACCGGTTGGATATCCGCACGGTCCATGGCAGCGGGACCTACCCGGACGTGCTGGAGCGGGCCGGGGCGCAGGATGCCGACATGATCCTGGCGGTGACCAACTCCGACGAGGCCAACATGACCGCCTGCCAGGTGGCCTACACCCTGTTCCGTACCCCCACAAAGATCGCTCGGGTGAGGGCGTTGGAGTACCTGCACCACCCGCAATTGTTCAGCCCGGACGCGCTGCCCATCGACGTGATCATCAGCCCGGAGCAGCTGGTCACCGACTACGTGCAGCGGCTGATCGAGCACCCCGGGGCCCTGCAGGTGCTGGACTTCGCCCAGGGGCGGGTCCGGCTGGTCTGCGTGCGGGCCTATTACGGCGGTCCGCTGGTGGGGCATGAGCTCTCCACCCTCCGCGAGCACATGCCGGGCACGCCGACCCGGGTCGCGGCCATCTTCCGCCGGGGCAAGCCCATCCTGCCGGAGGGCAACACCGTCATCGAGGCCGGCGATGAGGTCTTCTTCATTGCCGCAAAGAAGGACATCCGCGCCGTGATGAGCGAGCTGCGCCGGCTGGAGAAGCCAGTCAAGCGCCTGACCATCGCCGGTGGCGGCAATATCGGCAAGCGGCTGGCCCAGGCCCTGGAGCGCCGCTACCAGGTCAAGCTGATCGAGCACTCCCCGGAGCGCGCCCGCGAGATCTCCGAGGAACTGAAGCGCGCGATCGTACTGCTGGGGGACGCCGCCGACGAGGAGCTGTTGCTTGAGGAGAATATTGAGAACACGGACGTCTTCTGCGCGGTGACCAACGACGATGAGGCCAACATCCTGTCGGCAATGCTCGCCAAGCGGCTGGGGGCCCGGCAGGTGATGGCCCTGATCAACCGGGCGGCCTACGTGGAGCTGATCCAGTCCAGTGAGGATATCGATATCGCCGTCTCGCCGCAGCAGGCCACCATCGGCAGCCTGCTGGCGCACATCCGGCGGGGCGATATGGCCAATGTCCACTCCCTGCGCCGCGGTGCCGCCGAGGCCATGGAAGCGGTGGCCCACGGCTCGCCGGCCAGTTCCCAGGTGATCGGGCGGGCCATCGACGAGATCCGGCTGCCGCCGGGCACCACCATCGGTGCCGTGGTGCGCGGTGACGAGGTACTGATGGCGCACCACGACCTGGTGATCGAGCCGGAGGATCACGTCATACTGTTCCTGGTGGACAAGAAGCGCGTGTCGGAGGTGGAACGCCTCTTCTCCGTCGGCGTCACCTTCCTCTGA
- a CDS encoding tetratricopeptide repeat protein, with amino-acid sequence MSMLDNLEKMLATGRDSPMLRLSLGSGYLKQGEPGRAIDHLEAALEQDGDYSAAWKVYAAALADDDRLDEAITAYRRGIDVAEAQGDKQAVKEMRVFLGRLEKRRGS; translated from the coding sequence ATGAGTATGCTGGACAACCTGGAGAAGATGCTCGCCACCGGTCGCGACAGCCCCATGCTGCGCCTGAGCTTGGGATCGGGTTACCTCAAACAGGGGGAGCCCGGCCGGGCCATCGACCACCTGGAGGCCGCGCTGGAGCAGGATGGTGACTACTCCGCCGCCTGGAAAGTCTACGCGGCGGCCCTGGCCGACGACGACCGGCTGGACGAGGCCATTACTGCCTACCGGCGTGGGATTGATGTGGCCGAGGCCCAGGGCGACAAGCAGGCGGTGAAGGAGATGCGGGTGTTCCTGGGGCGGTTGGAAAAACGGCGCGGCAGTTGA
- a CDS encoding lysophospholipid acyltransferase family protein — MDRAALLKSLLTALATLPVGAMHRVGAVLGPWLSRPGTRADEVLQRNLAVCFPERSEEALAALTRSARREYGRQIMEVPALFRQPVERLLARIDRVEGAELLDQAYREGRGAIIAAPHLGSWELLNLWVARHYPLHFLYRPPRQPVLEPIMVEARNRGGGHALPANTAGLRALYKALRQGDVVGILPDQEPPKDEGRYAPFFGRPALTMDLPVKLAARQRAPVVFGYARRAATGGRWTIRFLPAPEGIHDPDPDRALAALNAGVEACVRETPEQYLWTYKRFAHQPEGWDRVYPKRRRKR; from the coding sequence ATGGATCGCGCCGCCCTGCTGAAATCGCTGCTCACCGCCCTGGCCACCCTGCCGGTGGGCGCCATGCACCGCGTCGGGGCGGTGCTGGGCCCCTGGCTGAGCCGGCCGGGCACCCGCGCGGATGAGGTACTGCAACGCAACCTGGCTGTCTGCTTTCCGGAACGATCGGAAGAGGCCCTCGCGGCACTGACCCGCTCCGCGCGCCGGGAGTACGGACGGCAGATCATGGAGGTGCCGGCGCTGTTCCGCCAACCGGTGGAGCGATTGCTGGCACGCATCGACCGGGTGGAGGGGGCGGAGTTGCTGGACCAGGCCTATCGCGAGGGCCGCGGCGCCATCATTGCCGCCCCGCACCTGGGGTCATGGGAGTTGCTCAACCTCTGGGTGGCCCGGCATTACCCGTTGCACTTCCTCTACCGCCCGCCCCGGCAGCCGGTGCTGGAGCCGATCATGGTCGAAGCCCGCAACCGCGGGGGTGGGCACGCCTTGCCGGCAAACACTGCCGGCTTGCGCGCCCTGTACAAGGCACTGCGCCAGGGGGACGTGGTGGGAATACTGCCGGATCAGGAACCACCCAAGGATGAGGGACGCTATGCCCCTTTCTTCGGCCGCCCGGCCCTGACCATGGACCTGCCGGTGAAGCTGGCCGCCCGCCAACGGGCGCCGGTGGTTTTCGGGTATGCCCGCCGTGCGGCGACGGGCGGGCGCTGGACCATCCGCTTTCTGCCCGCCCCCGAGGGCATCCACGACCCCGACCCGGATCGCGCGCTGGCGGCACTCAATGCCGGTGTCGAGGCGTGCGTACGGGAGACCCCGGAGCAATACCTCTGGACTTACAAGCGCTTCGCCCACCAGCCCGAGGGCTGGGATCGGGTCTACCCGAAACGGCGGCGCAAGCGCTGA
- the dtd gene encoding D-aminoacyl-tRNA deacylase: protein MIGLIQRVSEARVEVDGHLVGRTGRGLLALVGVQRGDVEAQARRLLERMLGYRVFPDEAGRMNRSLQDIGGGLLLVPQFTLAADTRKGMRASFGPAAPPEEGERLFNILVALAQKSGVPVGAGRFGADMQVHLVNDGPVTFWLEARPPGE, encoded by the coding sequence ATGATCGGACTGATTCAGCGCGTGAGTGAGGCGCGGGTGGAGGTCGACGGCCATTTGGTGGGCCGGACGGGCCGGGGGCTGCTGGCGCTGGTCGGGGTGCAGCGGGGTGATGTCGAGGCCCAGGCCCGGCGGTTGCTTGAGCGCATGCTCGGCTACCGGGTGTTTCCCGACGAGGCGGGACGGATGAACCGTTCGCTGCAGGATATCGGCGGGGGGCTGCTTCTGGTGCCGCAGTTCACCCTGGCGGCCGATACCCGCAAGGGCATGCGGGCCAGCTTCGGTCCGGCGGCGCCGCCGGAGGAGGGTGAGCGGCTGTTCAACATTCTGGTCGCGCTGGCACAGAAGAGCGGGGTGCCGGTGGGGGCCGGGCGTTTCGGCGCCGACATGCAGGTCCACCTGGTCAACGACGGGCCGGTAACCTTCTGGCTGGAGGCGCGGCCCCCGGGGGAGTGA
- the hisB gene encoding imidazoleglycerol-phosphate dehydratase HisB, whose amino-acid sequence MTNRSAEVQRDTLETRVKVRLDLDGAGESRIRIGVPFMEHMLDQVARHGLIDLDIEADGDTHIDDHHTVEDVGITLGQALARALGDKKGLRRYGHAYVPLDEALSRVVVDFSGRPGLQFHVDFTRARIGQFDVDLFQEFFQGVVNHGFLTLHVDNIRGVNAHHQAETVFKALGRALRMAAEADPRQADRIPSTKGAL is encoded by the coding sequence ATGACCAACCGCAGTGCCGAGGTGCAGCGCGACACCCTGGAGACCCGGGTGAAAGTGCGCCTGGACCTGGACGGGGCCGGCGAATCCCGCATTCGCATCGGTGTGCCCTTCATGGAGCATATGCTGGATCAGGTGGCCCGCCACGGGCTGATCGACCTGGACATCGAGGCCGATGGCGATACCCACATCGACGACCACCACACGGTGGAGGACGTGGGCATCACCCTGGGGCAGGCGTTGGCCCGTGCCCTGGGCGACAAGAAGGGGCTCCGCCGCTACGGGCACGCCTACGTGCCCCTGGACGAGGCGCTCTCCCGTGTCGTGGTGGACTTCTCCGGCCGCCCCGGGTTGCAATTCCACGTGGACTTCACCCGTGCCCGTATCGGCCAGTTCGACGTGGACCTGTTCCAGGAGTTCTTCCAGGGGGTGGTCAATCACGGCTTCCTGACCCTGCACGTGGATAACATCCGTGGGGTCAATGCCCACCACCAGGCCGAGACGGTGTTCAAGGCGCTGGGCCGGGCGCTGCGCATGGCAGCCGAGGCGGACCCGCGCCAGGCCGACCGGATACCCTCCACCAAGGGGGCGCTCTGA
- the hisH gene encoding imidazole glycerol phosphate synthase subunit HisH — protein sequence MGFVAVVDYGMGNLRSVSRALEFAGGGGRVRITADADDVQRAERVVFPGVGAMRDCMSELQRLELVDVLREAAQTKPFLGVCLGMQALLSRSEENDGVEALDILPGAVRRFADDQAGPDGRRLKVPHMGWNQVRQVQGHPLWADIPDDSWFYFVHSYYVAPAQEDWVAGRTEYGVHFASAVARGNVFATQFHPEKSQRPGLVLLGNFLRWDGSE from the coding sequence ATGGGCTTCGTGGCGGTCGTCGATTACGGCATGGGCAACCTGCGTTCGGTGTCCCGGGCGCTGGAGTTTGCCGGTGGCGGTGGGCGTGTGCGTATCACCGCGGATGCCGACGATGTCCAGCGGGCCGAGCGGGTGGTCTTCCCCGGCGTGGGCGCCATGCGCGACTGCATGAGCGAGCTGCAGCGCCTGGAGCTGGTGGACGTGCTGCGCGAGGCGGCACAAACCAAGCCCTTTCTCGGGGTCTGCCTGGGCATGCAGGCCCTGCTCAGCCGCAGCGAAGAGAACGACGGCGTCGAGGCCCTGGACATACTGCCCGGCGCGGTGCGCCGCTTCGCCGATGACCAGGCGGGGCCGGATGGCCGGCGGCTTAAGGTGCCGCACATGGGGTGGAACCAGGTCCGCCAGGTGCAGGGCCACCCCCTGTGGGCCGATATCCCGGACGACAGCTGGTTCTATTTCGTGCACAGCTACTACGTGGCGCCGGCCCAGGAGGACTGGGTGGCCGGGCGCACCGAGTACGGGGTCCACTTTGCCAGCGCCGTCGCCCGCGGCAATGTCTTCGCCACCCAGTTTCACCCCGAGAAGAGCCAACGCCCGGGCCTGGTCCTGCTGGGCAACTTCCTGCGCTGGGACGGCAGCGAATAA
- the hisA gene encoding 1-(5-phosphoribosyl)-5-[(5-phosphoribosylamino)methylideneamino]imidazole-4-carboxamide isomerase, whose protein sequence is MQLIPAIDLKDGRCVRLRQGRMDDETVFSDDPVAMAGRWVNAGTRRLHLVDLNGAVAGEPVNAEVIQRIANRYPELRIQVGGGIRDLETIRAYREAGVDDLIIGTQAVRRPEFVNEACEAFPGHIIVGLDARDGRVATDGWEQVSEVLAVDLARRFESAGVNAIVFTDIGRDGMMKGVNVEATRELARGVSIPVIASGGVSSLDDVRALCAAVGDGIAGAIVGRAIYEGSLDLAEAQALADQLCAEVKP, encoded by the coding sequence ATGCAGTTGATACCCGCCATCGATCTCAAGGACGGCCGCTGTGTCCGCCTGCGCCAGGGGCGCATGGATGATGAAACGGTCTTTTCCGACGACCCGGTCGCCATGGCCGGGCGCTGGGTCAACGCCGGTACCCGCCGCCTGCACCTGGTCGACCTGAACGGTGCGGTTGCCGGCGAGCCGGTCAACGCGGAAGTCATCCAGCGAATCGCCAACCGTTATCCGGAACTGCGCATCCAGGTGGGCGGTGGCATCCGTGACCTGGAGACCATCCGGGCCTACCGAGAGGCCGGGGTGGATGACCTGATCATCGGGACGCAGGCCGTGCGCCGCCCGGAGTTCGTCAACGAGGCCTGCGAGGCCTTTCCCGGTCATATCATCGTCGGGTTGGACGCCCGTGACGGCCGGGTGGCCACCGATGGCTGGGAGCAGGTCTCGGAGGTGCTGGCGGTGGACCTGGCCCGCCGTTTCGAGTCCGCCGGGGTGAACGCCATCGTCTTCACCGATATCGGCCGGGACGGCATGATGAAAGGCGTCAACGTGGAGGCGACCCGCGAACTGGCCCGGGGTGTCAGCATCCCGGTGATCGCCTCCGGCGGGGTCTCCAGCCTGGACGACGTGCGGGCGCTGTGCGCGGCGGTTGGCGACGGTATCGCCGGCGCCATCGTCGGACGGGCCATCTACGAGGGCAGCCTGGATCTGGCGGAAGCCCAGGCCCTGGCGGATCAGCTTTGCGCCGAGGTGAAGCCGTGA
- the hisF gene encoding imidazole glycerol phosphate synthase subunit HisF, with translation MTVAKRIIPCLDVDDGRVVKGVKFVDIRDAGDPVEIARRYDAMGADEITFLDITASHEQRDTMVQVVERVASQVFIPLTVGGGIREVADIRRMLNAGADKVGINTAAVARPEFVAEAAERFGSQCIVVAVDAKQVSRPDEPPRWEVFTHGGRKATGLDAVAWARRMAELGAGEILLTSMDRDGTQSGFDLALTRAVSDAVPVPVIASGGVGNLPDLAEGVLEGGADAVLAASIFHFGRYTVAQAKRLMADRGITVRITGDERTDV, from the coding sequence GTGACCGTCGCCAAGCGCATCATTCCCTGCCTGGATGTGGACGACGGCCGGGTGGTGAAGGGGGTCAAGTTCGTCGACATCCGCGATGCCGGCGACCCGGTGGAGATCGCGCGCCGTTACGACGCCATGGGCGCCGACGAGATCACCTTCCTGGACATTACCGCCAGCCACGAGCAGCGCGACACCATGGTGCAGGTGGTGGAGCGGGTGGCCAGTCAGGTCTTCATTCCGTTGACCGTCGGCGGTGGCATCCGCGAGGTGGCGGACATCCGGCGCATGCTCAACGCCGGCGCCGACAAGGTGGGCATCAACACCGCCGCCGTGGCACGGCCGGAGTTTGTGGCCGAGGCCGCCGAGCGCTTCGGCTCGCAATGCATCGTGGTGGCGGTGGATGCCAAGCAGGTCAGTCGGCCGGATGAGCCGCCCCGCTGGGAGGTCTTTACCCACGGCGGGCGCAAGGCCACCGGGCTCGATGCAGTGGCGTGGGCCCGCCGCATGGCGGAGCTGGGCGCCGGCGAGATCCTGCTGACCAGCATGGATCGGGATGGTACCCAGTCCGGCTTCGACCTGGCTCTGACCCGCGCGGTCAGCGATGCGGTGCCGGTGCCGGTGATCGCCTCCGGTGGGGTCGGCAACCTGCCCGATCTGGCCGAGGGTGTGCTGGAGGGGGGTGCCGACGCGGTGCTGGCCGCCAGCATCTTCCACTTTGGGCGCTATACCGTGGCCCAGGCCAAGCGGCTGATGGCCGATCGCGGCATCACCGTGCGTATCACCGGCGACGAGCGGACCGACGTATGA
- a CDS encoding phosphoribosyl-ATP diphosphatase, whose product MSEQRDILNALAEVLEQRRQADPESSYVARLHHKGLDAILKKVGEEATEAVVAAKGGDRSQVIYETADLWFHSLIMLSACGAGPDDVLAELERRFGLSGIDEKAARKGQ is encoded by the coding sequence ATGAGCGAGCAGCGCGATATCCTGAACGCCCTGGCCGAAGTGCTGGAGCAGCGCCGGCAGGCGGACCCCGAATCCTCCTACGTGGCCAGGCTGCATCACAAGGGGCTGGACGCGATCCTGAAGAAGGTCGGCGAGGAGGCCACCGAGGCGGTGGTGGCGGCTAAGGGCGGTGATCGCTCACAAGTCATTTATGAAACCGCCGATCTGTGGTTCCATAGCCTTATCATGCTCTCGGCCTGTGGCGCTGGGCCGGATGATGTGCTGGCAGAACTGGAGCGTCGGTTCGGGTTGTCCGGTATCGACGAGAAAGCGGCCCGTAAAGGGCAGTAG
- the tatA gene encoding Sec-independent protein translocase subunit TatA, which yields MGISPWTLLIVLLIVLLVFGTKKLRNLGGDMGGAIKGFKDAMKEGEEGDKEGEKSEPSKLEQPSGEDEKPTQGHTIEGEHTEKSRDRHSS from the coding sequence ATGGGTATCAGCCCCTGGACCTTGCTGATTGTGCTTCTGATTGTGCTTCTGGTGTTCGGCACCAAGAAGCTGCGTAATCTGGGTGGTGACATGGGTGGGGCCATCAAGGGCTTCAAGGATGCCATGAAGGAAGGCGAGGAGGGTGACAAGGAGGGTGAGAAGTCCGAGCCCTCCAAGCTGGAGCAGCCTTCCGGCGAAGACGAGAAGCCCACCCAGGGACATACCATCGAGGGCGAGCACACCGAGAAGTCCCGCGATCGCCATTCCTCCTGA